A part of Synchiropus splendidus isolate RoL2022-P1 chromosome 19, RoL_Sspl_1.0, whole genome shotgun sequence genomic DNA contains:
- the LOC128751289 gene encoding protein Tob2 yields MHLEVKVALNFIVSYLYNKLPRRRADLFGEELERILVSRFEGHWYPEAPLRGSAFRCIHLGAPRDPVVELAAKRSGLDTEEVRANVPAELSVWIDPYEVSYQIGEKGTVKVLYLEDPPGLGCEPDRPEPLMREVKGESESEESKTLGFNPDAQVFVPIGSQSSPALMPSLSSSPTPCPGLFSYPSSSPPTDAAAHSSNTSTPSPPGGLPYLSTQQPPAALPAARPQPITFTTASFAATKFGSTKMKKCSTAGSSATAVGAPSTQRMLTHSPTAILAPELLKHKPLSLSLHSLGGPIPSQLSPNAKEFVYPGSPSSLYFDADPQPMQPLASPFQAPHSVTNHPSFDPFASPPPAQGVGIMGSNGGISYMEKPPFVEGLGSYNLQYPSQSFQPVVLAN; encoded by the coding sequence ATGCATCTCGAGGTGAAGGTTGCGCTCAACTTCATCGTGTCCTACCTGTACAACAAGCTGCCTCGGCGCCGTGCCGACCTATTTGGGGAGGAGTTGGAGAGGATACTGGTGTCTCGCTTTGAAGGACACTGGTACCCGGAGGCCCCTCTGCGCGGGTCCGCCTTCCGCTGCATCCACTTGGGCGCCCCCAGGGACCCCGTGGTGGAACTGGCTGCCAAAAGAAGTGGCCTGGACACGGAAGAGGTGCGTGCAAATGTTCCTGCGGAGCTCAGTGTGTGGATCGACCCCTACGAGGTCTCCTACCAGATCGGGGAGAAGGGGACCGTGAAAGTGCTGTACCTGGAGGACCCTCCGGGACTGGGCTGTGAACCGGACAGGCCTGAGCCACTGATGCGGGAAGTGAAAGGAGAGTCAGAGAGCGAGGAGTCCAAGACTCTGGGCTTCAACCCAGACGCTCAGGTGTTCGTCCCCATTGGAAGCCAGTCGTCGCCGGCCCTGATGCCGTCCCTCTCCAGCTCCCCCACGCCGTGTCCCGGCCTCTTCAGCTACCCCAGCTCCAGCCCTCCCACAGATGCCGCCGCCCACTCCTCCAACACTTCCACGCCCTCGCCCCCCGGGGGGCTGCCCTACCTCTCCACGCAGCAGCCGCCCGCCGCTCTCCCTGCCGCCCGTCCTCAGCCCATCACCTTCACCACCGCCAGCTTCGCCGCCACTAAATTTGGCTCGACCAAGATGAAGAAGTGCAGCACGGCCGGCAGCTCTGCCACGGCTGTCGGGGCACCATCTACTCAGAGGATGCTCACTCACTCCCCCACCGCCATCTTGGCCCCGGAGCTACTCAAGCACAAGCCGCTGTCGCTCTCCCTGCACTCCCTCGGGGGGCCCATCCCCAGCCAGCTCTCGCCCAACGCCAAAGAGTTTGTCTACCCGGGCTCCCCCAGCTCCCTTTACTTTGACGCCGACCCCCAGCCCATGCAGCCTCTCGCCAGCCCTTTCCAGGCACCTCACTCTGTCACCAACCACCCGAGCTTTGACCCCTTCGCCAGCCCTCCTCCTGCCCAGGGCGTGGGCATCATGGGCAGCAACGGAGGGATCTCCTACATGGAGAAGCCTCCGTTCGTGGAGGGCCTCGGGAGCTACAACCTGCAATACCCCAGCCAGTCTTTCCAGCCTGTGGTGCTGGCCAACTAA
- the tefb gene encoding TEF transcription factor, PAR bZIP family member b isoform X2: MSTSNQFLADRSDVPDLLKSLADYSFSFPDFTGNEIEKEKLCSTEEGDGAGATSGGGASRGGGGGGGSAGGGVSASLTPAIWEKTIPYDGETFHLEYMDLDEFLLENGIPVSLEEEELQKTLTPVDVKGKVVPKATSTAAAAAAVSSPPSTCGVKPDPEEAVTVTTLQPAKLDVDEEEEEEEEEEEEAVEEEEVAEYEEEAEEEPEKVPPVVVKVKQERNKRDRNTPSPVDPEAIEVDVNFQPDPTDLVLSSVPGGELFNPRKHKFSDEDLKPQPMIKKAKKVFVPDEQKDEKYWSRRKKNNLAAKRSRDARRLKENQITVRASFLERENAALRQQVAEMRKDCSRCKSILARYEAKYGPL, translated from the exons ATGTCGACTTCCAACCAGTTTCTGGCAGATAGGAGCGATGTTCCCGACCTCCTCAAGTCTTTGGCGGACTATTCCTTCTCTTTCCCCGACTTCACCGGCAACG AAATAGAGAAGGAGAAGCTGTGCTCCACTGAAGAGGGCGATGGAGCCGGAGCAACCAGCGGTGGAGGGGCTTCCAGGGGAGGCGGTGGTGGCGGTGGATCAGCTGGTGGTGGCGTGTCAGCCTCCCTGACTCCAGCCATATGGGAGAAAACCATCCCATACGACGGGGAGACCTTCCACCTGGAGTACATGGATCTGGACGAGTTCCTGCTGGAGAACGGGATCCCAGtcagcctggaggaagaggagctgcagaagacGCTCACACCAGTGGACGTCAAAGGCAAGGTGGTCCCGAAGGCTACGTCCACagcggctgctgctgccgccgtgtcctcccccccctccacctGCGGAGTCAAGCCCGACCCAGAGGAGGCAGTGACCGTCACCACGCTGCAGCCAGCCAAGCTGGacgtggatgaggaggaggaggaggaggaggaggaggaagaggaggccgtggaagaggaggaggtggcagagtacgaggaggaggcagaagaaGAGCCGGAAAAGGTCCCACCTGTCGTGGTGAAAGTCAAGCAAGAAAGAAACA AGAGAGACCGGAACACCCCCTCCCCAGTTGACCCGGAAGCCATCGAGGTGGACGTGAACTTCCAGCCCGACCCGACCGACCTGGTCCTCTCCAGTGTGCCCGGCGGAGAGCTCTTCAACCCCCGCAAGCACAAGTTCTCGGACGAGGATCTCAAGCCACAGCCCATGATCAAGAAGGCCAAGAAGGTGTTTGTCCCGGACGAGCAGAAG GATGAGAAGTACTGGTCCCGGAGGAAAAAGAACAACCTGGCGGCCAAGCGCTCCCGCGACGCCCGGCGCCTGAAGGAGAACCAGATCACGGTGCGCGCCTCCTTCCTGGAGAGGGAGAACGCGGCGCTGCGGCAGCAGGTGGCCGAGATGCGCAAGGACTGCAGCCGCTGCAAGAGCATCCTGGCCCGCTACGAGGCCAAGTACGGCCCGCTGTAA
- the tefb gene encoding TEF transcription factor, PAR bZIP family member b isoform X1 produces the protein MSGEAAVTVARQPGVIVAPAAPQKSLPFAMKKIMDIPPPNILEEGGDEIEKEKLCSTEEGDGAGATSGGGASRGGGGGGGSAGGGVSASLTPAIWEKTIPYDGETFHLEYMDLDEFLLENGIPVSLEEEELQKTLTPVDVKGKVVPKATSTAAAAAAVSSPPSTCGVKPDPEEAVTVTTLQPAKLDVDEEEEEEEEEEEEAVEEEEVAEYEEEAEEEPEKVPPVVVKVKQERNKRDRNTPSPVDPEAIEVDVNFQPDPTDLVLSSVPGGELFNPRKHKFSDEDLKPQPMIKKAKKVFVPDEQKDEKYWSRRKKNNLAAKRSRDARRLKENQITVRASFLERENAALRQQVAEMRKDCSRCKSILARYEAKYGPL, from the exons ATGTCAGGCGAAGCTGCGGTGACAGTTGCTCGTCAGCCCGGTGTCATCGTCGCCCCAGCGGCTCCGCAGAAGTCTCTCCCGTTCGCAATGAAGAAGATCATGGATATCCCTCCCCCGAACATCCTGGAGGAAGGCGGCGACG AAATAGAGAAGGAGAAGCTGTGCTCCACTGAAGAGGGCGATGGAGCCGGAGCAACCAGCGGTGGAGGGGCTTCCAGGGGAGGCGGTGGTGGCGGTGGATCAGCTGGTGGTGGCGTGTCAGCCTCCCTGACTCCAGCCATATGGGAGAAAACCATCCCATACGACGGGGAGACCTTCCACCTGGAGTACATGGATCTGGACGAGTTCCTGCTGGAGAACGGGATCCCAGtcagcctggaggaagaggagctgcagaagacGCTCACACCAGTGGACGTCAAAGGCAAGGTGGTCCCGAAGGCTACGTCCACagcggctgctgctgccgccgtgtcctcccccccctccacctGCGGAGTCAAGCCCGACCCAGAGGAGGCAGTGACCGTCACCACGCTGCAGCCAGCCAAGCTGGacgtggatgaggaggaggaggaggaggaggaggaggaagaggaggccgtggaagaggaggaggtggcagagtacgaggaggaggcagaagaaGAGCCGGAAAAGGTCCCACCTGTCGTGGTGAAAGTCAAGCAAGAAAGAAACA AGAGAGACCGGAACACCCCCTCCCCAGTTGACCCGGAAGCCATCGAGGTGGACGTGAACTTCCAGCCCGACCCGACCGACCTGGTCCTCTCCAGTGTGCCCGGCGGAGAGCTCTTCAACCCCCGCAAGCACAAGTTCTCGGACGAGGATCTCAAGCCACAGCCCATGATCAAGAAGGCCAAGAAGGTGTTTGTCCCGGACGAGCAGAAG GATGAGAAGTACTGGTCCCGGAGGAAAAAGAACAACCTGGCGGCCAAGCGCTCCCGCGACGCCCGGCGCCTGAAGGAGAACCAGATCACGGTGCGCGCCTCCTTCCTGGAGAGGGAGAACGCGGCGCTGCGGCAGCAGGTGGCCGAGATGCGCAAGGACTGCAGCCGCTGCAAGAGCATCCTGGCCCGCTACGAGGCCAAGTACGGCCCGCTGTAA